Within Halococcus salifodinae DSM 8989, the genomic segment CTTAACGAAGCCGAACAGAAGATTACGGAACTACACGGGCGATGGGAAAGTAGGAACGAGCAACGAAAAGACGACCTACAGGAGCTGGCAGCTGAAATCGAGGACGAAATCGGCGTCGACATTCACGAATACTTCAATCTTAAGGCGGAGGAAAATGCACTTCGAGAAACTGAACGAGAGCTTGAAGAAGTACAGAGTGAGATCGAAGACCTACAAACAGAACGAGAGACATTGCTCGATAAACTCAGCGATGCCCGAGCGGAGGTTACTTCACTTCGCCGGCAAGGTGTAGCGGATCAATAACGAAATGGATGAGGTTCGGGTTCAACTGGATGAAAAGTCGAACAGAGAGCGGTACACAACATGGTTGAAAGAGACGCTCACTGGCTCGAATGTGCAGAACCGTGATCGACGGAAGCTGGCCGAGAGCTTCTCTCCACGAGAACTGGCATCGATCGTTGAGTCACGACAGGTAGGGACCCTAACCGAGGAAGGACTTACTGAGACCGCCGCCGAAAACGTTGTTAATCACCCGCCCCTTCGAGAGAACCTCTACGAACTGGAAGCGAAAGAGATTGAAGACAAGCCAATTATACAGATCAAAGGTGACAACGGGTGGAAACCTCTCTCTGAAATGTCAGATGGTCAACGGTGTACGGCACTGCTCTCGATTGCTATGCTTGAACGAGCTGTTCCACTCGTCATTGATCAGCCAGAAGACATGCTCGACAACAAATTCATTTACTCGTCCGTTGTTCGACTGCTTCGCTCGATAAAGCGTGAACGACAAGTCATTACAGCCACTCACAATG encodes:
- a CDS encoding AAA family ATPase: MDEVRVQLDEKSNRERYTTWLKETLTGSNVQNRDRRKLAESFSPRELASIVESRQVGTLTEEGLTETAAENVVNHPPLRENLYELEAKEIEDKPIIQIKGDNGWKPLSEMSDGQRCTALLSIAMLERAVPLVIDQPEDMLDNKFIYSSVVRLLRSIKRERQVITATHNANIPVLGDAEQIVVLSSSGGQGHFTTRGSIDEPTVRQKVQQILEGGRDAFHRRSQKYGYNPT